A genomic segment from Lignipirellula cremea encodes:
- a CDS encoding rod-binding protein, producing MFSIAAPPSSPMSLSPSPAQSQAKLNSAETKEDPNELKDAFTQFVGETFFGQLISSMRETQSKPAYFHGGRAEEVFQGQLDQMMTKQMAENSADKFSEPMYELFQLQRHA from the coding sequence ATGTTTTCCATCGCCGCCCCCCCGTCTTCGCCGATGTCGCTTTCGCCCAGCCCGGCCCAGAGCCAGGCCAAACTGAACAGCGCGGAGACGAAAGAAGATCCGAACGAGCTGAAAGACGCCTTCACCCAGTTCGTGGGCGAGACCTTCTTTGGCCAGCTGATCTCGTCGATGCGGGAAACGCAAAGCAAGCCGGCTTACTTCCACGGCGGGCGGGCCGAAGAAGTCTTCCAGGGGCAGCTGGATCAGATGATGACCAAGCAGATGGCTGAGAACTCGGCCGACAAATTCAGCGAACCGATGTACGAACTGTTCCAGCTCCAGCGCCACGCCTGA
- the flgA gene encoding flagellar basal body P-ring formation chaperone FlgA, which yields MMRLKIAMFLLTISLSHLSAEASEVHLQSHAQPARPLVVLGDIAKIYDVDPANAAKLAAIELFPAPSRPTAFRIRELQDLLSLRGCDMSKCRFEGASVILVQPYQAGQSTAASDQNAFARQRVSARQADSSSLVRQIAWPEVSAADNARKSPVQQASASQHMASQHMATQSPAAQSAAYTAPVARASSNREQPQYDLRAQVWDRVEAAIVQHLQETADPDAAWQVVIDGVLRQQFVLESASQLQAIGGSEPWTGKQQFTLLVDGGQIPQHRLLITANVQRPTALAVAVNTTVTRGEILRADQLILAQVQDNRTGRKVLHNLEDVVGKELLRTLNAGDFIEPQAVRSPLLVKRNQVITVIAINGGVRVRTQVRSLDEGAMGELVSVQTLDRKQNFTAQVSGHDQAEIHLNSTGSATPVARASLTDRK from the coding sequence ATGATGCGTTTGAAAATCGCCATGTTTCTGCTGACCATCAGCCTGTCGCATTTGAGTGCGGAGGCGTCGGAGGTGCATCTGCAGTCGCATGCCCAGCCGGCCCGGCCGCTGGTGGTCCTCGGCGACATTGCGAAGATCTACGACGTTGACCCGGCGAACGCCGCGAAGCTGGCCGCTATCGAACTTTTCCCCGCACCGTCGCGACCGACCGCCTTTCGTATTCGCGAACTGCAGGATCTGCTCTCGCTGCGCGGTTGCGACATGAGCAAGTGTCGTTTCGAAGGAGCGAGCGTGATTCTGGTGCAGCCGTACCAGGCCGGCCAGTCGACCGCCGCCTCGGATCAGAACGCTTTCGCCCGGCAGCGTGTGTCGGCACGGCAGGCCGATTCGTCGTCGCTCGTTCGCCAGATCGCCTGGCCGGAAGTTTCCGCTGCGGACAACGCTCGTAAATCGCCTGTCCAGCAAGCCTCGGCCTCGCAGCACATGGCCTCGCAGCACATGGCGACGCAGTCGCCCGCCGCCCAGTCGGCCGCCTATACGGCGCCGGTCGCAAGGGCCAGCAGCAACCGCGAACAGCCGCAGTATGACCTTCGCGCCCAAGTGTGGGACCGGGTCGAAGCCGCCATCGTGCAGCATCTGCAGGAAACGGCCGATCCCGACGCCGCCTGGCAGGTCGTGATCGACGGCGTGCTGCGCCAGCAGTTTGTGCTGGAGTCGGCTTCGCAACTGCAGGCGATCGGCGGATCCGAGCCCTGGACCGGCAAGCAGCAGTTCACCCTGCTGGTCGACGGCGGCCAGATCCCGCAGCATCGCCTGTTGATTACCGCCAACGTGCAGCGGCCGACCGCCCTGGCCGTAGCGGTCAACACGACCGTGACTCGCGGAGAGATCCTGCGGGCCGATCAACTGATCCTCGCCCAGGTGCAGGACAACCGGACGGGCCGCAAGGTGTTGCACAATCTGGAAGACGTCGTCGGGAAAGAACTGCTGCGAACGCTCAACGCAGGCGACTTTATCGAACCCCAGGCTGTGCGGTCGCCGCTGCTGGTCAAGCGGAACCAGGTCATCACCGTGATCGCGATCAACGGCGGCGTTCGCGTCCGCACGCAGGTCCGCTCGCTCGACGAAGGCGCAATGGGCGAACTGGTTTCGGTCCAAACGCTGGATCGGAAACAGAATTTCACCGCACAGGTCAGCGGTCACGATCAGGCCGAGATCCACCTGAACTCGACCGGCTCCGCGACGCCTGTCGCCCGGGCGTCCCTGACGGATCGCAAGTAA
- a CDS encoding flagellar basal body P-ring protein FlgI gives MNRPLLSLIAVVLVALLSQDAWGQLRVSDFCRVKGQEENTLQGLGLVVGLRGTGDSEIAPTTRALAQILNLMDSPVSSDGTGSPDLEELVRAKNVALVFVTATVPAAGARQGDQLNCTVSAAFNAKSLDGGMLMITPLLGPRPGSKRVYALCQGALHVDDPARATTATVHSGCRLEEDFFNPFVQDGKIMLVLKKNHAGFHTASEIAELLRTSPDFRQSNGSYVDDIARAIDQVNIEVSVPQNYAEEPAAFVTQVLDQRVFRPQSDGRVVINERVGTVVIGANVEIGAVAVTHRNFSVEAGPFAQLSTESDEEATKLKTLVDALNAVKATPADIIDIIKGLERNGQLYGELIIE, from the coding sequence ATGAATCGCCCCCTGCTCTCGCTGATCGCCGTCGTGCTTGTCGCCCTGCTGTCCCAGGACGCCTGGGGCCAGCTGCGGGTGTCGGACTTCTGCCGCGTCAAAGGGCAGGAAGAGAACACGCTGCAGGGGCTGGGTCTGGTCGTCGGTTTGCGAGGGACGGGCGACAGCGAAATCGCCCCCACCACCCGGGCCCTGGCACAGATCCTGAACCTGATGGACAGTCCCGTCAGCAGCGACGGGACGGGCTCTCCCGACCTGGAAGAACTGGTCCGGGCCAAGAACGTAGCGTTGGTGTTTGTCACCGCGACCGTGCCCGCGGCCGGAGCCCGCCAGGGCGACCAGCTGAACTGCACCGTGTCGGCGGCCTTCAACGCCAAGAGCCTCGACGGCGGCATGTTGATGATTACCCCGTTGCTGGGCCCGCGTCCGGGATCGAAGCGGGTTTACGCCCTGTGCCAGGGCGCCCTGCATGTGGACGATCCGGCCAGAGCAACCACCGCGACGGTGCACTCGGGCTGTCGCCTGGAAGAGGACTTTTTCAACCCGTTTGTGCAGGACGGCAAGATCATGCTGGTGCTCAAAAAGAACCACGCCGGCTTTCATACGGCCAGCGAAATCGCCGAGCTGTTGCGAACGTCGCCCGACTTCCGCCAGAGCAACGGTTCGTATGTCGACGACATTGCCCGGGCGATTGACCAGGTGAATATCGAAGTCAGCGTGCCGCAGAACTACGCCGAAGAGCCGGCGGCCTTTGTCACCCAGGTGCTGGATCAGCGGGTGTTTCGCCCGCAGTCCGACGGTCGGGTGGTGATCAACGAGCGGGTCGGCACGGTAGTGATCGGGGCGAACGTGGAGATTGGGGCGGTCGCCGTGACGCATCGGAACTTCTCGGTGGAAGCGGGGCCTTTCGCCCAGCTCAGCACGGAAAGCGACGAAGAAGCGACCAAACTGAAAACGCTGGTCGACGCCTTGAACGCCGTGAAAGCGACCCCGGCCGACATCATCGACATCATCAAAGGACTGGAACGGAACGGCCAGTTATACGGCGAGCTCATCATCGAGTAA
- a CDS encoding prenyltransferase/squalene oxidase repeat-containing protein, whose translation MQHDPLLAAYQKSRDDLLSERVAAGHWVGELAASALSTATAISALAIVQRGHPTNTDTGRFADEASESQLSELIVRGLHWLASHQNEDGGWGDTDKSYSNIATTMLVVAAFHLTAHPAGRGDMLERAEAYIKKAGGIAGLRKRYGRDKTFAVPILTNCALAGVVPWSKVSPLPFEAACVPQKWYRFLQLPVVSYAIPALVAIGQTRFHHKPPWFPPLRWLRRMAIEPSLRVLTRMQPASGGFLEATPLTSFVVMSLASMGRINHPVTELGVEFLLRSVLPDGSWPIDANLATWNTTLSLNALAGGGEDISQYECFDWVLGCQYQEEHPFTGAEPGGWGWTDLTGSVPDSDDTPGALLALHAWRNSPGFQPKYLPNVKKAAKAGVTWLLHLQNRDGGWPTFCRGWGNLPFDRSGADLTAHVLRALAAWDTDFPSPALENAVRKGFAHLERAQRPDGHWIPLWFGNQDHPDEENPVYGTAKVLAAYRDWNKIGTLSAERGLKWLVDQQNSDGGWGGGPKKRPSGKPTVVSSVEETALAVEALLAAPEPSPARPALNKGLDWLIAAVEENRHRETSPIGFYFAKLWYYEKLYPIIFTVSALGRAAVALGKIAPANTSSLQSASRWPNP comes from the coding sequence ATGCAACATGATCCACTCCTAGCCGCCTACCAGAAATCACGCGACGACCTGCTTTCAGAAAGGGTTGCCGCCGGGCATTGGGTGGGCGAACTGGCCGCTTCGGCCTTGTCGACCGCCACCGCTATCAGTGCGCTTGCCATTGTGCAGCGGGGCCACCCCACCAACACCGACACCGGGCGGTTCGCCGACGAGGCGTCGGAATCGCAGCTGAGCGAACTGATCGTCCGTGGTTTGCACTGGCTGGCCAGTCACCAGAACGAGGACGGCGGCTGGGGCGATACTGACAAAAGCTATTCCAATATCGCCACCACCATGCTGGTCGTCGCCGCGTTCCACTTGACTGCGCATCCGGCCGGCCGCGGCGATATGCTCGAACGGGCCGAAGCCTACATTAAAAAAGCCGGCGGAATCGCCGGGCTGCGCAAACGCTATGGGCGGGACAAAACGTTCGCCGTTCCCATTTTGACAAACTGCGCCCTGGCCGGAGTCGTCCCGTGGAGCAAAGTCTCGCCGCTGCCGTTTGAAGCGGCCTGCGTGCCGCAAAAGTGGTATCGCTTCCTGCAGTTGCCCGTCGTCAGCTATGCCATCCCGGCGCTCGTCGCGATCGGCCAGACCCGCTTTCATCACAAGCCGCCGTGGTTTCCGCCCCTGCGCTGGCTGCGGCGAATGGCCATCGAGCCCAGCCTGAGGGTGCTGACTCGCATGCAACCTGCCAGCGGCGGGTTCCTGGAAGCAACCCCCCTGACCAGCTTTGTGGTGATGAGTCTGGCCAGCATGGGCCGGATCAACCATCCGGTGACGGAACTGGGAGTCGAATTCCTGCTGCGGTCCGTGCTGCCTGACGGCAGCTGGCCGATCGATGCCAACCTGGCGACCTGGAACACCACACTGTCCCTCAATGCCCTGGCAGGCGGCGGCGAAGATATTTCCCAGTACGAATGTTTCGACTGGGTGCTGGGCTGCCAGTACCAGGAGGAGCATCCCTTCACCGGCGCCGAGCCGGGCGGCTGGGGCTGGACCGATCTGACCGGCAGCGTCCCTGATTCCGACGACACGCCGGGCGCTCTGCTCGCGCTGCATGCCTGGCGGAACTCGCCCGGTTTTCAGCCGAAATATTTGCCGAACGTCAAAAAGGCGGCCAAAGCCGGCGTTACGTGGCTGCTGCACCTGCAGAACCGCGACGGCGGCTGGCCCACTTTCTGTCGCGGCTGGGGGAACCTGCCCTTTGACCGCAGCGGCGCCGACTTGACGGCGCATGTGCTCCGGGCGCTGGCAGCCTGGGATACGGACTTTCCCAGTCCGGCGCTGGAAAACGCTGTCCGCAAAGGGTTTGCGCACCTGGAGCGGGCGCAGCGCCCCGACGGCCACTGGATTCCGCTGTGGTTTGGCAACCAGGATCACCCCGACGAAGAGAACCCGGTTTACGGCACCGCCAAGGTGCTGGCGGCCTATCGGGACTGGAACAAAATCGGAACCTTGTCGGCCGAGCGGGGTTTAAAATGGCTGGTCGATCAGCAAAACAGCGACGGTGGCTGGGGCGGCGGCCCAAAGAAACGCCCCAGCGGCAAGCCAACTGTCGTCAGTTCCGTGGAAGAAACGGCGCTGGCGGTGGAGGCCTTGCTGGCGGCGCCGGAACCATCGCCTGCGCGTCCTGCGCTGAATAAAGGGCTTGACTGGTTGATCGCGGCGGTTGAGGAAAATCGGCACCGGGAAACCTCGCCAATTGGTTTTTACTTCGCCAAGCTGTGGTATTATGAGAAGCTCTACCCCATAATCTTTACAGTCTCTGCGCTGGGGCGCGCCGCAGTAGCACTGGGGAAGATCGCCCCCGCCAACACATCCTCCCTCCAATCCGCCAGCCGCTGGCCGAACCCCTGA
- a CDS encoding flagellar hook-basal body protein, with the protein MPYGLYLSAAGADLQSQRMQVISNNLANVDTPGFKRDFALPEARYTEAIERGIADPGEGSLNDVSGGVSLGETVTDFSRGVYKPTGINTDFALDDDGKGFFAVERDGEEYLTRAGNFRFDNQGRLKTQDGYPVLSIGGEVVQIDPTGPAPILHHDGLLSQGGESIPLAIRRPKSLGDLVKAGATMFRQLAESEDAAPEHRQVRQGTLEMSSVKPIDATVEMIETSRVYEANIRMIQHQDGMLGSLVGRLLRV; encoded by the coding sequence ATGCCTTACGGACTCTACCTATCTGCCGCCGGCGCCGACCTGCAGAGTCAGCGGATGCAGGTAATTTCGAATAACCTGGCGAACGTGGACACGCCCGGCTTCAAACGCGATTTCGCGTTGCCCGAAGCCCGTTACACGGAAGCGATCGAACGCGGCATCGCCGACCCGGGTGAAGGCTCTTTGAATGATGTCAGCGGCGGTGTTTCGCTGGGCGAAACGGTCACAGATTTCAGCCGCGGCGTTTACAAGCCGACGGGCATCAACACCGACTTCGCCCTGGACGACGACGGCAAGGGCTTTTTTGCGGTGGAACGCGACGGCGAAGAATATCTGACTCGGGCCGGCAACTTCCGCTTTGATAACCAGGGACGTTTGAAAACACAGGATGGCTACCCGGTGCTCAGCATCGGCGGCGAAGTCGTGCAGATTGATCCGACGGGACCGGCTCCCATTCTTCACCACGACGGCTTGCTGTCGCAGGGCGGAGAGTCGATCCCGCTGGCCATTCGTCGGCCCAAGTCGCTGGGGGATCTGGTCAAAGCCGGCGCCACCATGTTCCGCCAGCTGGCGGAATCGGAAGACGCCGCCCCGGAACATCGCCAGGTGCGGCAGGGCACGCTGGAAATGTCGTCGGTCAAGCCGATCGACGCCACCGTAGAAATGATCGAAACCTCGCGGGTCTACGAAGCCAACATTCGCATGATCCAGCACCAGGACGGCATGCTCGGTTCGCTCGTCGGCCGGCTGCTCCGCGTGTAA
- the flgN gene encoding flagellar export chaperone FlgN, which yields MTVNEAMLAEQPLELQLSDLLNDLSEVQNELLSVLAEKRQCMAENNLAGMREIEARESQLGDRLEACHSRRSGLLENAKAKGLPGSGLGSLAKAMPDPAAQRLGASAAAASAKMRLLQHDCLTNWVLAQRSLLHISQILEIIATGGRVMPTYRRGSQGAAPIPSGGLVDREA from the coding sequence ATGACCGTAAACGAAGCGATGCTGGCCGAACAACCGCTGGAACTGCAGCTGTCGGATCTGCTCAACGATCTGTCCGAAGTACAGAACGAACTGCTGTCGGTGCTGGCCGAAAAACGCCAGTGCATGGCCGAGAATAACCTGGCGGGCATGCGTGAGATCGAAGCCCGCGAGTCGCAACTGGGCGATCGACTGGAGGCCTGTCACAGCCGCCGCAGCGGCCTGCTGGAGAACGCCAAAGCCAAGGGCCTGCCCGGTTCGGGGCTGGGCAGTCTGGCCAAAGCGATGCCGGATCCGGCGGCCCAGCGACTAGGAGCCAGCGCCGCAGCGGCTTCCGCCAAAATGCGTCTGCTGCAGCACGACTGCCTGACCAACTGGGTGCTGGCGCAACGCTCGCTCCTGCATATTTCGCAAATTTTAGAGATTATTGCCACCGGCGGTCGTGTTATGCCGACTTATAGAAGAGGAAGCCAGGGCGCCGCGCCGATTCCGTCCGGCGGACTCGTCGACCGGGAAGCCTGA
- the flgG gene encoding flagellar basal-body rod protein FlgG, with translation MTVQSLYTAATGMQSLETKLDVIANNLANINTTAFKKGRANFEDNFYRHEVLPGSEDQQGGRTAVGVSVGLGARVQSIQANFQQGAFQQTNRELDVAIEGPGFLQVVDNNGETVFTRAGNLSIDAQGRLVVGSAGIGRVVQPTITIPNDSVAIQIGTSGVVNVQQQGQTDLTQVGQLQLATFQNPEGLLRLGDNMFAQTQASAAPVTGNPGSVGLGLLRQNALEASNVEPVQELIDLITTQRSFELNSQAIQAGDQVLQLIANLRR, from the coding sequence ATGACAGTGCAGAGCCTTTATACCGCCGCCACCGGCATGCAGTCGCTGGAAACCAAGCTTGATGTCATCGCCAATAACCTGGCGAACATCAATACGACCGCGTTCAAAAAAGGCCGCGCCAACTTCGAAGATAACTTCTATCGCCACGAAGTCCTGCCGGGTTCCGAAGACCAGCAGGGCGGACGCACCGCGGTCGGCGTTTCTGTCGGCCTGGGCGCCCGCGTGCAGAGCATCCAGGCGAACTTCCAGCAGGGAGCCTTCCAGCAGACGAACCGCGAGCTGGACGTCGCCATTGAAGGCCCCGGTTTTCTGCAGGTGGTCGACAACAACGGCGAAACAGTCTTTACCCGGGCCGGCAACCTGTCGATCGACGCCCAGGGCCGTCTGGTTGTCGGTTCCGCCGGCATCGGCCGCGTGGTGCAGCCGACCATCACCATCCCTAACGATTCAGTCGCCATCCAGATTGGCACCTCGGGCGTGGTCAATGTACAGCAGCAAGGGCAGACCGATTTGACGCAGGTCGGGCAGCTGCAGCTGGCGACCTTCCAGAACCCGGAAGGTTTGCTGCGGCTGGGCGATAACATGTTCGCCCAGACCCAGGCGTCGGCCGCTCCGGTGACTGGCAACCCGGGTTCGGTCGGTCTGGGCCTGTTGCGACAGAACGCCCTGGAAGCCTCCAATGTGGAGCCGGTCCAGGAGTTGATCGACCTGATCACCACGCAACGCTCCTTTGAATTGAACTCGCAGGCGATCCAGGCCGGCGACCAGGTGCTGCAGCTCATCGCCAATCTTCGCCGGTAA
- a CDS encoding flagellar basal body L-ring protein FlgH, whose product MFLKSFTSVALLFACLAGTVAAQGPSASIFRQEPPAASQGPLTLDNSSWTTTPPLPLPQIRIHDIVSIRVQEGAQMYAEGEVENRKNAGYKASLLDWVKLAGFDSLKPAPQVDGNPTVAGTLNSLYRTEGGVETRESLIFNIAAHVVDIRPNGNLILEARREIHNNSEIWDYALTGECRPTDIGPGNLILSRDIADLRIEKQERGIVPDGYGRGWFTRWLDRYQPF is encoded by the coding sequence ATGTTTCTGAAATCCTTCACTTCGGTTGCTTTGCTGTTCGCCTGTCTGGCAGGAACAGTCGCCGCGCAGGGTCCCAGTGCGAGCATTTTCCGCCAGGAGCCGCCGGCCGCCAGCCAGGGCCCGCTAACGCTGGACAACAGCAGCTGGACGACCACGCCGCCGCTGCCGCTGCCGCAAATTCGCATCCACGACATCGTTTCAATCCGCGTCCAGGAAGGCGCCCAGATGTACGCCGAAGGCGAAGTCGAAAACCGGAAGAACGCCGGCTACAAAGCATCGCTGCTGGACTGGGTGAAGCTGGCCGGTTTTGACTCGCTCAAACCGGCTCCCCAGGTCGACGGCAACCCCACGGTGGCAGGCACGCTGAACAGCCTGTACCGGACCGAAGGCGGCGTCGAGACCCGCGAGTCGTTGATCTTTAACATAGCGGCCCATGTGGTCGACATTCGCCCCAACGGGAACCTGATTCTGGAAGCCCGCCGCGAGATTCATAACAACTCTGAGATCTGGGATTACGCCCTGACCGGCGAGTGCCGTCCGACCGACATCGGCCCGGGCAACCTGATCCTCAGCCGCGACATTGCCGACCTGCGGATTGAAAAGCAGGAACGGGGCATCGTCCCCGACGGCTACGGCCGGGGCTGGTTCACTCGGTGGCTGGATCGCTATCAGCCGTTCTAA